In Megalops cyprinoides isolate fMegCyp1 chromosome 16, fMegCyp1.pri, whole genome shotgun sequence, the genomic window TCGCTGCCTGCCGCAAGCTGGGGGTGCCGGAGGTAAccatcctctttctctctccctcttcctcactctctctctctatctcacctGTCTGCCAGAAAGGGTTTCAGTACGAATTTCATGTGCATTTCCAATGATATGTCTTTGTTATCTCCATATGTTTGACATGTGCACCAAAAAGGCCTGCACAAATTAGTGTCCATCTTGAGTTTCACTCTTGTatcacatacatactgtatctatCTTTATGACATGTTGTGGAAGCCCTGTGCATTGACACAGAGTTACTCCACCCTGTACTAGCTGTGCGGCAGTCTTCTGCTGCCACCCCCTTTGATATTGCACTGGGGTTAGACCTCCACCTGACCAGTCTAAAGTAGCGCACAGCACTTCTGGGTGGTGCAGGGTGACCAAATGGGATATAGTGTTACAcattctgtgtgttacagtgaatAGCTTTCTGCCAAGGTTTTCTCTAGGCCTACTGCAAGGAGACGCAAAATAATAAAGAACACACACTTCTTTTAGAAGttcttttatttagtttttcttttctgtttttctttggatAACGGATacctaaatgaaaataaatgaagtaaaaGAAAAGTTTACTTTAGAGTGTgaagctcaaaaaaaaaaaatgttttcaaacagcGGGTGTCCAGAATCATAGCTTGACTTGGAGGATTTCGAcgttcctttttaaaaataatttattgtgttCACTGATTGGCTTATCCAGGGCCACAGcgtgtatatttttatgttttatgagtTTATACAGATGATTGTTTACTGAAGCAGACGAGGTTAAGCACtgagagcagcagtgctcctgtTTGGAGCAGAGCCCTCTGGCTCCTTCGCAGCCAGGCCACAGCTGCCTCTCCAGCTACGCAGTGAATGTGTATTAAATATGCCCATCACACGGAAAATAACGTCTGCATTAACCCAGAAAGATCTGCTCTCGCAAAGAATGAGACACTCTTCCTCAAATGATTGAGTGAAGATGCAAAGAACGATTGAGACACCGAAGAtcattcagttatttaaaacaaatcaaaagaaagcCCAGTCTGGTTTGTGCCCGGTGTGTCATTTTAATGCACTTGGACTTATGTGTCCTTacttgattgattttttttttttttttcctcagtgcctTGAATGTGCAGAATAAAACCTTCTATCGCAGCCAAGTCTAGCAGGTCATAAAATTCAGCGTCCGGCCGGTGTGAAATGCCAGCTTTCAGGGCGTGTCCTCAACAGACTGTGTGCAGTTGTTGCATATTACAGCCTTATTGACACCAGTCCATATACCAGCTGACAAGCACTGACAACCCCAGGTGCACACACTGTATTCCTTGACTCGCAGTGGTGAACGGGGGACATGGTTCAGCCTTTCAGAACACTGCTGGAGTACAGCTCAAGCTCAGAAAGTGAAAGCTCTCTTACAGTTGTCATCCTTCACACCGTAGTGTCTGTCTAATTCAGCAGACATGAAATTGTACATCCTTATGTTCCCTCAGAAGCTCCGAGTGCTGTCAGGCGACAGGCTTGTGGTGTCCCTAAGTCTCACCGCATCCAGTAGGAAGGCTGTTGCTTTCAGTTCACATCAGCTGCCAGCCAGAACTTTGTTGGCATTTTATACCCTTTATAGTATTTTAGAAGAAAAGGTTGACACGTACAAAAGAGGGGAAGCAGTGGCCGCCCGGCCCCATTATCGCCGATCACAGTGAGGAAATGGCCAGATGCAGCAAGAACAAAGCCAGTAACGGATGGCAAGAGCTGTGGCCTGTAGAACGGCACAGCTGAACCGAAAGCTACAATAAGCATGATATAAGAATATAAACGGGTAGAGTCGGCCAGACAGGTAACAGGTAAATACTCAAGTCACAGCTGTTAGTGGGAAGCCATATGAGTGGGAAGTTCTAATAAATAGCTCATTTGATGGCGATCCTTTGTTTCTGAGTGGCACTGAGGTCATTCGGAGTTAGAATGTGCATGCCATCAAACACTGTGGCCGGTGCAGTGTTCCGGGAGGTGCCAGCGTTAGCCCCACCTGTGCtacctgcagaaaaaaaggcattgaAGCCTGACAGAGATGTGTGTCGAAATCCTCCAAGCCTGATGGTGTTCACACGCCGAATCCGCTCTGTGCTCTCACAGGTGCCTGCAGCATAGGTCCCTGTAGCAGGCCATCTGTACTGTATGGAAAGTTGTGTAAATTTTGTCAGTAAGTAGATCGTTGTGAGAGGGTTAATTGGTTTTCTCCTCTCTTAGTCTAACAAATGCTAAAAGTGTGTTAAAATGTTCTGATTAATGCCTGCTTTTCGCATAATGAGctgcatttattcagctgaatgGTTTCCTGTTACCCATACTTCCCTGGATTAATCTGGCTCAGAGCAGAGTGGGGAACTGCAGATGCATTCAAGTTCAGTTAGCCCGTAAATGGCGTCACAcgtaaaaaatgtttcattatctCAGGATTGTTTCCAAACCTGTGATTCTGAACTGTGAGGGGTTACGGTCTTTGGCCAAATTAGCAGTCTACCCTTGTAGTCAAATGTGGCCCATGAATATGAACTGAAAGAAGCAAAGCTAGTTTGAATTCAGCTATTAAAGCTTTGCCACTGTTTTGTTGAGCTGATAACAGAGATGAGTTGCTGCGCAGAGTTTTTATGTAATTCTGTCCCTGAGCCTCTGTGGCCTGTGTTCGAATCCGGCCACGTCTGGTCGTCCAgggtctcactgctctcagacaccctgcgGTTCCTTGCATGCCTGTGAGCTGTTCGGATGATCTCAGTGCTGTGGAGTAGCACATATCTTCCAGTTAGCGCTAACGTAGAGTTGCCGCTTCCGAAACCAACACTGAATTaaagtggagaaaatgttttttttttaaatcatgcatagatacatagatacatactgtataagaaaaaaagaaagttttcgGTTGCTTTTGGGATTAGTATCGGTAcataaaatgtacttttctcAACACAGCTCAGTCCCTTAAGAGATGGGAAACAgatgttatttttctctctgtaaataAGCCCATTGTTTTTTTGGAATTGGGCAAATTTCAGCTGAGGAAATGCCCGTGTGAGAATTGCCTTAGCGTGTGTGCTAATGTGCTTTAAGCTCACTGTgtgtcctttgtttttttgtctctgcttCCCCCCCCCGTCCCTGTTTGTCCCTCTTTCCCCTTTATTTACaccctttcccccctcccctcctttgACTTTTTACtctccactgccccccccccccccaccatgctACTGTTTTTCCTTCGCCATgatctctccttctccctctttctttcctccccCTTGCCCTtccttgctgtttgtttttccttcaccctgtcctctggcgtctcttctctcctccccccgtccccccctccctccctgtctctctcagacgGAGGTGTGTGTGCCCTCTGATGTGCTGAGCTGTAACCTGCCTGCTGTGCTGCGCACCGTGGGGGCGCTGTTGAGCCGGGGGCCCGAGGGGGGGCAGGACGGCCTTCTCCACTGCTCACAGCTCTCTCCCGGCTTCCTGCTCTTCTACTGCCTGGCCATGGCCCTGCTCTACATGCTGTACTGCCACCTCACCgtctaacacatgcacacacacacggatacatacacacacttacccatacacatacatacacacgcacgcacacacacacactcacacacacttacccatacacacacacacacacacacatacatacacacgcacgcacacacacacactcacacacacttacccatacacacacacacacacacatacatacacacacgcacacacacagatacatacacacacttacccatacacacacacagatacacatatgcacactgatacacaaacacacgcacacaatggTGGAAAACATACTCATGTTGACCATGCACACACTTTGAACACTATACAGTCACTGGCCTGTACAGACACATGTGCGCAGGCGGGTTGCAGGTGTCCAGTGTAAACTCCCCGAGAGTTCGGAGAAGCACCCAGCTGCACATAACCGCTGGGATTGTGAGAACCAGAAACCACTGACTAATGCAACAAAATCCCACTCAACAGAGCGTACTGTGGACTGAAGataatgcgcacacacacacactcacacacacacagtgtaggATAGCAACACTCAGCATGTAGTTAACCATGAAGAGTCATCCTATTACACACTATGGTAGAGTAACCTTAACTTAGGACATGAAAGCCATAAGCTACAAAAgggtgaagtgtgtgtgttgggatgCTGTGTGTAAATATACTTACAGACTGTAGTGGGTGCACAGCACCTGGCTGTGTCACTGGATCAGTGTGCAGTAGGTGTGTTCAGACCCCATCGGGCTGCAGCTGGTCTTGGGGGCACTGCAGTACAGCACATCTGAAATTCACAGGATGAAAGGAGTCATTCTGCCACTGGTCAGACTAACCGCGCACACGACACTAGAGTTCAGTGCAGAATGACACACTACACGCTGTTAAATCTTCAGTTACGTTCAGTGATGTTAAGTAGAATCTGATGCACTGTAAAGTCAAGTTCTtattaactgtaaaaaaatagtactgattaaaaactgaaattgatGCTCCAAGAACCACCATCATCCCACCCCAGGGTCGTGGGATTGGGCAGTGGGGAAGTCCCTGGTTTGCAGAGGGAAACTCTGTAGCCCTGTATGTAGGGGTGCCACGTGATTTAACTTGCAACCAAATCCACATGGTTTCTGGGTTCAAGGGACAATTTGATTCAAAGGCAGAGCTTCAAAAATGATtggggttttttattttttatcaaccCCCTGCAGAAATGGTAATGTGTACCTATGTGTGTAAGGCTCCATTTGTTTAACCTGGTGTGCTGGAAGGGTTGAACTCAATTACAAGTATGTGATTatgagtgaaaaaaatatataatgatgTAGCTGGTGTGCCACTGCAGTCCCAGTTTACAATGTTCAACTGTTACGACCAACACCCTCACCATTTCACCTCCCTCATGTTGACTgtgaccagcagggggtgctgtttccGCAGTTGTCTTAATACTTCCTGTTGAAATCAGAAGgtacagaaatatttcaaagcattttattAACTTGatcagctgtttctttttttttttttccaaaatttagGCCAGCTGAAATTACTTcatatttgtataaatgtaaacGCCTAATTGTTtaagttatttcatttttttatttatttaaaagtacTGAGAAATTTAGAAACACgagctgtgatttattttttttttaatactgtgtATGGATATAGTAATGGGCAAATCTGGGCTTTGTGCATCTCCAGAACCCAGGCAAACTAGCTGAGAAAATGATTGGTTTAGATGGGTCCATCGTTCACGGAGCCAATCCGAGCACCTCTTTTGGTTTTAATTGATACTTGTCATCCAGTCATATGTGAGATCTTTACCATGACCACTTTAACCATACAGTCATGCTTCATGAAGCCCTGCTTTGTCCATATTTACTTTGGGGTAGTTTACTGTGCTGTGTACATTAATCTTATTGTTTCCCAGCATTTGAGATTCCTAATGAGTAAAACACTTTTCAAGACTGTGCACACACCCACTTTGCTCTAAATCCATAGAAGCAACATTcttaaagaaataaagaataagctgcaatcagtttttttcctaGAAAAAGAGATGACAGGTATTTTTCTAAAAAGATATTGTTTTGCTGACAGTTTTTATCCGAGCAAAACGAATCCTGTTTGTTACTGCTTTCGGCGGTTTCTTGATGAATGCACTGTACAGCACACTAACCAACTCGATAGCTCCTTATAAAGGAGTTAGTCTTAATCATCGAGGGATCAGTTTAAGATCATGGTCAGCGCCGTGGGGCAGGACGGAAGGGAAGTAAAAGAATGTCTCATTTAAAGCAGTGGATGAATGTATTTAAGTGCTGGGCAGCCTTATTGAATAGGATTGCATCACATGAAAGTGTTCCTCTCTGTGCTTAGAGCTGCTGTGATTCCCTAACAGCACTGTCTGCACATACAGCTTATGACCCCCATTTTGAATTGGGTAGTTAGCCACAAATAAGGCTTGGGACCAGTCTCGTGGTTAGATATCTGTGACTGGAACCGAGTTTACCCAAAGATGCCTGTTTCAGCCCCCGCGTGAATAAATCCGCCATTCTGAGACGAGACAGAGAAATGGCGGTGCCTCTCTTTTTCGAGGTGTTTGTCCTTGCTGTCCTCCACACACTGGGGAAAGTACTGTTACTGTTATAAGGGAGCCTTTAAACGTTCGTTTTCCCTTTCCTGTCTGTTACacagttccaaactgtctccaTGAATTCACCTGCGTGGGTTCGATTCATAGTAAGGAAAATGTGATTGAATTGTAGATGGCAGAAGCATATCCACCAATCCACACATGgaaattaaattgttaaaagCATTTGCATCAGATTTACAAGGAAGAGAAATGACAAACTGatgtattttgtaatatttatatcaTACCTATATATTTAAAGATCTgagtttatatataaatataaagtttCTTCTACTGtaaagaaatgattaaaaagaaacGCTTTGACCATGTCCAGTGTTGTTGTCTGATCTTGTGTTATTCCTGCTTTTGCTGCAGTCCTGCTCTGTTGCTAATGAGTGCTTTTGCTTCaatgttttcctccattttaGAGCTAATGATATATTTAATGCAAAGCCATAATGCTGAGTAAGTCCAAAcatcactgtgactgtgtgtttaattattgTCCACAGCGCCGAAATTACAGGCCTTTGAGTGTTTGTCTGCTAGAGTTGTGtgtgtaagtctctctctctctctctctctctctcctctccctgtctctctctctcagggtcaGTTGTTGTTGAAATATATTCCTCCCAACTGtatctgttttttatgtttttaagcGAAGTAATAAGGTTAACTTTGTAGCTTGTGCTGCAGCAGTCCCTATGGAGAAGGTAAGTCACTGCCACCTGCTACCTGAACAGAATTCACCTGCATGCTTGGTTGCGGTGCAGTGAAGTGCCCCACCAAACTAACTTATGgttcactcactcgctcactcactcctTCTCCCCTCCTGCTTGCTcccatccttctctctcattTATTCTCTGCTTATCGGGGATGAAGGTGTGCAGTTGAATGGTGGGATTGTGATCAGGGGGAAGCTCTGTGCAGGGTGTTGTAGATGCTTAACTGAGTGCTGCTGTCTTGGTTTAAAAATCTGGAGTGAAGTTGGACTCTCAGAATGCCAGGAGTCCCGTGTTCCAGTGTGTAACTTGGCCCGTAGAGGCCTCTGTCTGATAGGGAAAGTAGCTCTCTTTTTAACTACTGACACTATTGGTCCTGAAAGTTAAATAAAATTGGGGACCTGGTAGCTGAATGTGTTTtggtgcattaaaaaaaaaaaaaagtttcatacACTCTGGCCTACCAGGTCTGGATCTAAGGGGCcttctgcatttgttttacttCCAGTTATCACTGTATTTATATGTGGCTTTGAGCACGTATTCGTGCAGCCTCACTTAAGTCTTAACCTGGAACAAATCGACACATTTGAGAGAGGCCTGCTGAGGCAGAACGTCTTTGCCTTTGAAGTCGTAATCAGATTTCGGAGTCTGGAATGCCCCATACGGGGAAGTTCATTACGTGTGTCCCGTAGGCACtaaaaaggagggagggaaattGCTGGAAATGACGGACGTAATAAAGCCAGCACGGGTCTGTGTGGTGAATGTGACCTGTAGTTGTGTGCGTTCCCTGTGCCCGATGGTGATGTTTGTGCTCTCCCTCCCCTAGGATGCTTTGTGTGCTCCCCAGCAGATCCTGGAGGACGAGGGCTTGACTCGGATCGCCCAAACCGTCCAGTCCCTGTTGGAGCTCCCCCTGTCAGGACCCCGACGCTCCTCCCGTCAGGACTCCCAAGGGCTGCCCCTCCAGGCGCCCGATCAGAACCCCAACAGCCCTCCGTAGCACTTACTGCCAGGTTCCGGGTGCGCCAGGTTATCCGTGTGTGAGATTGTAATGTCGAGGAGTTTGTAATGTCAGGGTTACTCCGTACGTTTACAGTTCCTACCACAGGGAACCTGTCGGACTCTACGCAGGTGAGACTCCAGGCAGATTCAGCAGCGACTGCACACTTCCAattacacacattctcatgcgATTATCATGAATAGGCACATTTTTTCAAGGAAACCGATGTTGTAAATACATGTAGATGCATATGTTCAGCAGCGGCTGTAGAGCTTTGTTGTTTGCCTGTCTTTTGTGAGGCCGAGTGCCTCAACTCCAGAGACTGATGTGGGGTCACTCAGAGGGGTCATCGCTGCCTTTCATATGCCCGACACTGTAATCATGAAATTGACGACAATAAAAGAAGGGGACTGATAAATACTTATATTAACAAAGCatgagtgcatttttatttgtttttatttattttatttattattattttttttttggtcatgcaAGAATTTATCTCCATCATCTTTGGTGTTCCACTCTAGCAGTGTGAGTGAGGAGGTTTTATAAagtctaattttatttttgctagTTGTCACACGAAGGATAATTTTTCAAATCAAGGTGATAAAATGGGAAAGGAGGCTTGTAGGGAATAATAAGAGCATATGGACAtgtttcccttttctccctTGTCATTAATTGGTCATCAGATTGGTTAGGACAATCACACGGGACATCAGGGATGATCAGAGCCTAGTTGTTAATTTTGAGTTAATGATGAAACCAGCCAAAGGTTGTgtagtattttctttttaattgctgttttgttAGTACATTTTATCATCACATTAACAAAATGTCAAGTATTTACAATAAGGAACAAGTAACAATTTATAAattctgatttttgttttttgtgagtatctttaaaaaatatattgtcatcACCCACCTTAATCACAGTGCTCAATAACAAACGTTCTCTGCAGCCATTTTAACAATCGGatgttcacatttattcagttctgttttatcTTGTAGTGTATTTCTTCACCATCAGAAATTAAAATGCTCTTCCAGGTAATATAATGACCAATTCGGCTTGTTAATCAGAAGGCAATCTTTCCAGGTCctaattgaattaaattttaaatggatTCACTGCAAATCTGCAGATCTCTGGGACCAGGATATCAGATATAACTTAAGAGAAACAGCTTAGTGAAACATGGCTTCAGTATACATattaacagttttatttaaaaataaaacgcTACATAAAATCTAAAGAAACTGGTTAGCCCTTTAGCGTTTGCGCCCTCTTAGCTACACACCTGTCTACATGTGTACAAAACAGCACTTGAACCATCAATGAAGTTAAAAGGTAGgcaaaacattcagaaaacatTGTCATACCTTTTAAaccagatggaaaaaaaaacaaacccttgAGAGGAACAGTTCCAAGCAGCTACTTCTTGTGTTTCCCAGGGCCCCTTCTTCTCTTTAGGTCATCGATGCCTACACTGAGACAAGGCTGCTGAAACATCTGAGCCATTAAAGTTAATTTAGGTCAAAGCTGCTATTTTTAATGCCTGCATGGCTGAATATTTTAGGTGCGTAAGTAAGCTGCACACAACCGTACGCACTCAGATGTCAAGATGGAGTCTGTCCGTGGCTCTGCTCGCTTGAGGTACTAGGGAAGGGAAACTGCTAACAGGCTAAACCGCGCATTGACCGCGGCGTTTCCACAGACCAGCTCATCCGCGTGCATGTAGCACCATAAGCTCACGCAAGAAACAAGAGGCCAACTCTAAACGTTGAACAGGAAAGATGGTAActggacagagaaaaaaagatcatcTCAAAGGGATGAAATGCACTTGTTGGTAATGACGTAAACAGTACTCCTTTTCCCTCCAcctcttctttccttttctccccctctcctcttcctcacgtTCTTCCTCCCGTTGTCGCTTAACTTATCTAAACGTCCTTTTCAGGGCCtggtggggaggggtgcaggGTTAGTAGGTGGCGTCGATGGCGTTGATGTTGCTGTCCATCTGGTGTCGGAAGGAGACACGGGCCTTGTGGGAGAAGTAGACCTGGGACCCCCCCACGCTGCTCCCActttccccctcactcccccagGAGGCCGTGGAGGAGAGGCGGGGCTGAACCTCATCGGACGACACTGGGGCGGGGGCGGGTGGAGAGATGTGGAGAAAGccaaacaggaaatgggaaaaggaaaaaaaaaaaaaaaacttttgttaCTGCAATAGTTCAGATCAGTTATTCTTGTGGGTTTGTGGTTTTAATTCTACCCTCTGGCTGAATTActcaaatttgaattttaaaaaagttgtaCAGCTTGTTTTAAGTCTTACATGGTTGCTTGTCTAACTTTGCATGTTACACTTTCAGCTGACCCTCAGGGTGGGGCGTTACCCCTACAGATCCCTTCCCCCCATCACAGCCACCGCCATTTCCCCTTTTATCTCCACCGCCTGCAGTGCTCTTACCTGCCTCTTGGGGGCACTGCCTGCCCTTGCCCCTCTCTTTGCAGCGCCTGTACCAGGGAAAACACTGCAGCACCTTCACACCCATGGACACAGGAGaggctggagacagagagagggagaggaatgaagggagagaggaatgaaaTGGAGGGAATGGAAATGAGaggacagcagggggcagacaTGGAGGAGGTGAATGAAGAGGAAGGAGTGATGATCAGAGGCAGGTATAGAGGGAAGGGAACAGAAGATGTGATGTGAAAGGGTGGGATAGATGTAGAGGAAAGAGGTGTGGAAGAAAGTaggagagatgaggaggaaaagagagacagtggaAAGCACTGTTAGCATACAGCATGTCATATCTGTGGttgtacacatttaaacacgAGGTTAATGGGAGCCGTGAAAACTAAATACTTTCCTAGTCGGCACAGCTGTAAAACAAACTGGTTGTTTTTCAGCAGcataaaattattgtttttatggtTTTGAGGCGAAGTAGACTGCAATCTATGGTTTGTAATTAGAAGACATAGCTGCCTCTTCCTGTAGAAAACAGACCTGTTAACTTTAACTGTCAGCTTAGTATAATTCTCACGTGATATCATTTTccatggaagtttttttttcctctttccaccTTGGGGAAAACTGGCAAGTAAGCAGATCACTGCGTGTCATAACGAGGAGCTGCTGGTCTGGCATGATCCATTCGTTACCAATTTACAGTCCAGCAAATATATACAAACAGCCGCTTATCGGAAAGCCACAAATCAAATGCCTCACTTAAGAAAACGAAAGCATCTCAGTGAATTGAAAACCATCCTGGCTACCACTTGCCCCCACCAGATGGAGAATGGAGCGGAAAGAATCTGATTCATGTTTAAAGGAATAGTGCTGGTAACTGCTTTCCGTGTCCATGTCAAAGTGTGGAATCATGACCATGCTTAGCTGGATCCCTGTCTGGCCGTGGAGTTAGGGTTTTAATCAAATTAGTTCCAGTCTGCGGCACAAATAGTTCAATGTCGTGTTAAGCTGCATCTGTGG contains:
- the si:ch211-237l4.6 gene encoding uncharacterized protein si:ch211-237l4.6, which encodes MGVKVLQCFPWYRRCKERGKGRQCPQEAVSSDEVQPRLSSTASWGSEGESGSSVGGSQVYFSHKARVSFRHQMDSNINAIDATY